TTGATGATTGTAGCTGCCTTCATCTTCTGGGGTATTCCTAACTTAATCGAATCTATCACAGGTCAGCAATCTCCAATCAACGACTTCGTCGCTGGTACCATTGCCCTGTCCCTCAACTCTGGTGCTTATATCGCTGAGATTGTTCGCGGTGGTATTCAAGCCGTTCCTGCTGGTCAAATGGAAGCCTCACGCAGTTTGGGTATTTCCTACGGAACAACCATGCGTAAGATTATCTTGCCACAGGCTGGTAAAATCATGTTGCCAAACTTCATTAACCAATTCGTTATCACGTTGAAAGATACAACTATCATCTCTGCGATTGGTTTGGTGGAGCTCTTCCAAGCAGGTAAAATTATTATCGCTCGTAACTATCAGTCCTTCCGTATGTACGCAATCCTTGCCATTATCTACTTGGTAGTTATCACTCTCTTGACGCGCTTGGCTCGTAATCTTGAAAAAGGAGGCAAATAATGGCTCAATTGAAAATTAACGTCCATGACTTGCACAAGTATTATGGAAAAAACGAAGTATTGAAAGGTATTACTGCTAAGTTCTATGAAGGCGATGTCGTTTGTATCATCGGTCCTTCTGGTTCTGGTAAATCAACCTTCCTTCGTACCATGAACTTGCTTGAAACCATCACAAGTGGTCAGGTGACAGTGGATGGATATGATTTGACAGATCCTAAGACAGATGTTGATGCCTTCCGTGCCAATGTCGGCATGGTATTCCAGCACTTCAACCTCTTCCCACACATGACTGTCCTTGATAATATTACTTTTGCACCTATCGAACATAAGTTGATGGATAGGGCAGAAGCTGAAAAAGTTGGTATGGAATTGCTGGAAAAAGTTGGTTTGGCAGACAAGCGTGACGCCATGCCTGATAGCCTATCTGGTGGTCAAAAACAACGTGTCGCCATCGCTCGTGCCTTGGCTATGAACCCAGACATCATGCTCTTTGATGAACCTACTTCTGCCCTTGACCCTGAGATGGTTGGTGATGTACTAAATGTTATGAAGGACTTGGCAGAACAAGGTATGACCATGTTGATTGTAACCCACGAGATGGGCTTCGCCCGCAAGGTTGCCAACCGCGTTATCTTTACAGATGGCGGTGAGTTCCTTGAAGATGGTACTCCAGAACAAATCTTTGATAACCCACAACACCCACGTTTGAAAGACTTCCTTGATAAGGTCTTGAACGTCTAAGCTAAACAAAAAGCCTTTGACTAACAGTCAAGGCTTTTTTTGCATCTCACAATGATTTATAAATTCTTTTTATAGGACCAACCTTTCTTTGTCTTTTCAACAGCTTCAAAGCCACATTTCTCAAATAGTTTACGGGAGCCCGTATTCCAATCATAAATTTCTTCGACAAGTATTTCCACAAAGCCCAGCTCCCTTGCTCGATCAATCATTCGCTGCAATACCTTGGTTCCTATTCCCTTTTTCCAATACCGCTTATCTCCAATGGCAATGGCAAAATCATCTGCAAACAGCGTCACATCACCAATTGGGATAAACTGATCGTCTTCAAAAATTTCAATAAAGTAACATTCGCCATTTTTAGACAAATAATCATACATACGATCGAGCAAGTCCTGACTATAGCGTTCTTGATCACCATCAATCAGCCAGACCAATTCCAAATCTTGATGCCATATCAAAGCAAAATCATGAATTCCATCATATCTACGAAGCCGAATCTGATTGTCAATTTCTAATACTGCCGCCTGCTCTACTCCTTCGATCGCCATGAATATCTCCTTACTAGTTCATCTCGGTAGGTCAATTTTATCACAAATCTGAATAGATGAGAATAGCCATTCCTATTCATCTAGTAAGGCAAACATCAAAAAGGCTGGGCTCAAGCCCAACCTCGCTTCTCAGGGTTCGTGTAAACATCTCAGCGCAGTGGTTGATTGGCAGATTTGTTCGTGTTTTACACTCCAAATCTGACCTAATCAACTGTGCGGGGGCGGGAAGACGAACTCTTTTTTTGACCAGTCGAGTTCTTTCCCGCTCCCTGTTTTATAAAAACAATCCAACTAAAGCCGTAATGATTCCGTAGATAAACATAGGCACGGCTGTTTTCTGCATGATAAATCCTTCTTGACGACGCACTCCGGAAACGGATGAGGCCGCAATGATATTGTTGACACAGGTCATATTCCCCATTGCTCCTCCGACAGACTGCATGGCCAAAATGCTGGTCATGTTCAGACCTGTTTGCGTGGCGATGGATTGTTGAACGCCTCCAAAAATGAGATTGGAAATTGTCGCAGAACCTGAGAAAAAGGCTCCAATGGCACCTAGATAGGAGGCGAAGAGACCCCAATATGGACCAGTTGCTGCTGCCAAGGACATCCCGATAATGGATACCATAGACTGTTCACCATTAAGTAGCATGAATTTTACCATAGTCACACCACCTAGAAGGGCAAAGAAGGGTTCCGACACCTGTTTGGCGGTTTGTCCAATCATCTTCCATGCTTGACCTTTCATACTCGGATAGAGGCTCGATAGGGTCAACACAATGAGGAAGAAAGGAATGAATGCTGGTGCGTAAAGCAATTCATAAGACTCTGTCGAGCTAGTACCAAATACATTGGCTAATGTGAATTTCAGAGCCTTTGTAATTTCTAGCTTAGCAAAGCCAATATCTGTACTTAAAAGCAGGGCATCCGTTCTCATCAGGCCTTTAATCCCTAGCTGAGGAACACGGGTTATCACCAGTATCAAAACCAAGCAAATCAAGGGAAGAGTAGCCATAAAGAGTTCTTTTGCTGTAACTTGTTCCACAAAATTTTTCTTGTTTTCGACCGAATTCAAGCCAATCTGTTTTTTGGCTAACCAGATTGAAATAAGAAAACCGATTGCTCCTCCCAAAAGAGATGGGAATTCATAGTTGATAGTGGCCAAAAGGGTCATGGGCAGGGCACAAGCAAAGACAGTCAAATAAATATAGAGGAGATTGGCCTTGATTTGTGACCAAGAAAAGACATAACGAAGGGCAATCAAGGGAATGAGCAAGCCTGCGGTTAAATGAATTAGAGCTGCCTTTAAGCCCAGCTCTCCAATCTGCTGACTGGTCAAACCTAAAGAACCAAATCCAAACCAAGTCGGCGTTCCGACAGCACCAAAAGATACAGGAATCGAATTAAAAATCAATACTGCTAGCACAACCTTGATGGGTTCAAATCCCAAAGCAATTAAGATGGGGGCTGCAATTGCTGCGGGAGTTCCAAAACCAGATGCCCCTTCAATCATGAAGGCGAAAGCATAACCGATAATCATCATCTGAGCAACAGGATTGGGTGTCAAACTAGACATCCAT
The nucleotide sequence above comes from Streptococcus sp. 29887. Encoded proteins:
- a CDS encoding amino acid ABC transporter ATP-binding protein, with translation MAQLKINVHDLHKYYGKNEVLKGITAKFYEGDVVCIIGPSGSGKSTFLRTMNLLETITSGQVTVDGYDLTDPKTDVDAFRANVGMVFQHFNLFPHMTVLDNITFAPIEHKLMDRAEAEKVGMELLEKVGLADKRDAMPDSLSGGQKQRVAIARALAMNPDIMLFDEPTSALDPEMVGDVLNVMKDLAEQGMTMLIVTHEMGFARKVANRVIFTDGGEFLEDGTPEQIFDNPQHPRLKDFLDKVLNV
- a CDS encoding GNAT family N-acetyltransferase, with amino-acid sequence MAIEGVEQAAVLEIDNQIRLRRYDGIHDFALIWHQDLELVWLIDGDQERYSQDLLDRMYDYLSKNGECYFIEIFEDDQFIPIGDVTLFADDFAIAIGDKRYWKKGIGTKVLQRMIDRARELGFVEILVEEIYDWNTGSRKLFEKCGFEAVEKTKKGWSYKKNL
- a CDS encoding L-lactate permease, translating into MDILLSVFPIILLIFLMIKMRLAASYALPAIAGLVYLILLVYFKTDFALLNSGLVTGFWATLTPITVIMGAVLFNNFQRKTGNQAIINRWMSSLTPNPVAQMMIIGYAFAFMIEGASGFGTPAAIAAPILIALGFEPIKVVLAVLIFNSIPVSFGAVGTPTWFGFGSLGLTSQQIGELGLKAALIHLTAGLLIPLIALRYVFSWSQIKANLLYIYLTVFACALPMTLLATINYEFPSLLGGAIGFLISIWLAKKQIGLNSVENKKNFVEQVTAKELFMATLPLICLVLILVITRVPQLGIKGLMRTDALLLSTDIGFAKLEITKALKFTLANVFGTSSTESYELLYAPAFIPFFLIVLTLSSLYPSMKGQAWKMIGQTAKQVSEPFFALLGGVTMVKFMLLNGEQSMVSIIGMSLAAATGPYWGLFASYLGAIGAFFSGSATISNLIFGGVQQSIATQTGLNMTSILAMQSVGGAMGNMTCVNNIIAASSVSGVRRQEGFIMQKTAVPMFIYGIITALVGLFL